From Patescibacteria group bacterium, a single genomic window includes:
- the alaS gene encoding alanine--tRNA ligase, with amino-acid sequence MKAREILNRYITFFEKRDHKRIANAPLVLINDPTTLFTSSGMQALLPYLLGEEHPSGKRLVNVQNCLRSQDIDEVGDNRHTTFFRMLGNWSLGDYFKSEQLNWFFTFLTDKDVGLGLDPRKLYVTVFSGNEYIPKDTESIAIWTQLFQEKGISAKFVELGSQENAYQIGMRGGRIFAYDETKNWWSRAGTPDKMPVGEPGGPDSEVFYDFGTPHDVSFGKECHPNCDCGRFLEIGNSVFMQYQKQADGSFKELPQKNVDFGGGLERLAAALNDNPDIFLTDLYKEIITKIADISYKSYEDKKYQPPMRIIADHIKAATFLIVDGVIPSNKAQGYVLRRLLRRAAVKMYQIAGEEQITKLTEVASVVLRLEETLDEKLSIKKHHELISTVIKEEIEKFSKTLKKGLQEFEKNIHRLDEVAFDLYQTHGFPIELIEELAKEHHKTIDRKKFDEALQKHRELSRTASAGMFRGGLADHSEKTIMGHTATHLLHQALRDVLGKHVHQTGSNITSERIRFDFNFDRKLTDEELRQVENIVNQKIKENLPVHYELIPTEEAYKMGAIGLFMDTYGEKSKIYFIGDTSKSYKNAYSIEFCGGPHVEFTGVLKSFKIIKQENLGKNQKRIYAIVNNDQRNNNS; translated from the coding sequence ATGAAAGCACGCGAAATACTTAATCGTTATATTACTTTTTTTGAAAAACGAGATCATAAAAGAATTGCTAATGCGCCACTTGTTCTAATTAATGATCCAACAACGCTATTTACAAGCTCAGGAATGCAGGCACTACTTCCTTATTTGTTGGGAGAAGAACATCCATCAGGAAAACGTCTAGTCAATGTGCAAAACTGCCTAAGATCTCAAGATATTGATGAAGTTGGAGACAATAGACATACAACTTTTTTTAGAATGCTAGGTAATTGGAGTCTTGGTGATTACTTTAAAAGTGAACAACTCAACTGGTTTTTCACTTTTTTAACAGACAAAGATGTTGGTCTTGGTCTTGACCCACGGAAACTCTATGTGACAGTTTTTTCAGGCAATGAATATATCCCCAAGGATACTGAAAGTATTGCCATATGGACGCAACTTTTTCAAGAAAAAGGTATCTCTGCCAAATTTGTAGAACTGGGTAGTCAAGAAAATGCATATCAGATAGGAATGCGTGGAGGGAGAATTTTTGCTTATGATGAAACAAAAAACTGGTGGAGTAGAGCTGGTACTCCTGATAAAATGCCAGTGGGAGAGCCAGGAGGACCTGACTCAGAAGTTTTCTATGATTTTGGGACACCTCATGATGTATCATTTGGCAAAGAATGTCATCCTAATTGTGATTGTGGAAGATTTTTGGAGATTGGTAATTCAGTCTTTATGCAATATCAAAAACAAGCTGACGGTTCATTTAAAGAGTTACCTCAAAAAAACGTGGATTTTGGAGGTGGATTAGAAAGATTAGCAGCGGCTCTCAATGATAATCCGGATATTTTCCTAACAGACCTATATAAAGAAATTATTACAAAAATTGCGGACATCTCTTATAAATCTTATGAGGATAAAAAATATCAACCTCCAATGCGCATTATTGCTGATCATATAAAAGCTGCAACATTTCTGATTGTTGACGGCGTAATACCTTCAAACAAAGCACAAGGATACGTCTTGCGTCGTCTTTTGCGACGTGCTGCTGTAAAGATGTATCAAATCGCAGGCGAAGAACAAATCACAAAGCTTACAGAAGTTGCCTCTGTAGTCCTACGACTAGAAGAAACCCTCGATGAAAAATTAAGTATCAAGAAACATCACGAACTAATTTCAACAGTTATAAAAGAAGAAATAGAGAAATTTAGTAAAACGCTAAAAAAAGGTCTTCAAGAATTTGAAAAAAATATTCATCGCTTAGATGAAGTCGCTTTTGACCTCTACCAAACACACGGATTCCCTATCGAACTTATTGAGGAACTTGCAAAAGAACATCATAAAACAATAGACAGAAAGAAATTTGATGAAGCTCTGCAAAAACATCGTGAACTTTCTCGAACAGCATCTGCTGGAATGTTTAGAGGAGGTCTAGCTGATCACTCAGAAAAAACCATCATGGGACATACCGCAACTCATCTTCTCCATCAAGCTCTTCGGGATGTACTTGGCAAGCATGTTCACCAAACAGGTTCCAATATAACAAGTGAAAGAATTCGCTTTGATTTTAATTTTGACAGAAAACTCACAGATGAAGAATTACGACAAGTGGAAAATATAGTTAATCAAAAGATAAAAGAGAATCTACCAGTACATTATGAGCTTATTCCGACAGAAGAAGCATATAAAATGGGTGCTATAGGGCTTTTTATGGACACCTATGGAGAAAAATCGAAAATCTACTTTATTGGAGATACATCAAAATCCTATAAAAATGCTTATTCCATAGAGTTTTGCGGTGGACCTCATGTAGAATTTACAGGCGTGCTAAAATCATTTAAGATAATTAAACAAGAGAATTTAGGAAAAAATCAGAAGCGTATTTATGCGATTGTCAACAACGATCAACGTAATAACAACTCATAA
- the rpoB gene encoding DNA-directed RNA polymerase subunit beta yields MPKSKSDNNSIIRHNWGKHYSSLPKLDLLALQKTSYKNFLDNQIGQILQEVSPIDDFTGKNWSLTFGEYRIGEPSNTPENAFLKGLTYDAPLYVKVRLTNLRTNTTHDAEVFLGDIPQMTQQGTFIINGIERAVVSQIVRSPGVFFTASQDPATGKTLYSAEIRPSHGSWLEFSTTRYGTITVKIDRRRKFLATTFLRAIGISSNDSIKERFADLEETENGSLIVNTLQKDETGSESEAIIEIFKRMHPGEPIVYDKVKENFINLFFNNRRYDLGVVGRYKMNKRLREVPNFTPSDERVLTLDDIVATISYLIMLNQGKGIVDDIDSLANRRVRSVGELVATNAFRVGVLRLERSIKERMSLMQTDQPVTVSNLINARPIMASINEFFRTSQLSTILDQTNPLSEIDNLNRLTVMGAGGISRERAAFSIRDINSSQYGRIDPIRSPEGPNIGLVTYMALYSRVNEYGFLEAPYRKVIKEKVGKKTVVKVTDEIEYLAADDERTKYITHAGINIGENGEILDSRVPARYKGDFIEVDKELIEYIDVVPRQVVGTSASLIPFVAHDEANRALMGTHMQCQAVPLVKPDSPIIGTGMESIVSEVMGRVVRSPFDGKVTFVDANKVSIEGKNGEKATFPITSFRRTSNATSYTQKAVVSEGQTIKKGDILIDGPASQNGELALGQNLLIAYASLDGLGYEDAIVISDRLVKEDILSSIHIEKYEASVVETKLGPEEITPDIPNVGEEELAHLDEDGIIVVGSEVGPGDILVGKIAPKGETELTAEERLLRAIFGEQAREVRDTSLRMPHGERGTVISVQVLDRKKGDELEPGTLKKIIVEVAQFRHVVVGDKLAGRHGNKGIISRILPASDMPYLEDGTPVDIIISPMSILARMNLGQILEAHLGFAAQKLGMKIAVPVFEHIPEQRIIDLLQQAGLPVNGKVTLYDGRTGEPYENPVVVGIEYIMKLIHMVEDKTHARSTGPYSLVTQQPLGGKAQMGGQRLGEMEVWALEAHRARHILQEMLTIKADDVIGRAKAFEAIVKGTDIPTPKVPESFKVLIKELQSLGLNVVPIGATVYNEVSDEVSEDIKKEAEELQHELAADQAVVSDSGYETETSDVVRAEGVTNNE; encoded by the coding sequence ATGCCAAAGTCAAAATCAGACAACAATTCAATTATTCGTCATAACTGGGGTAAACATTACTCATCTTTACCAAAATTAGATTTGCTCGCTCTTCAAAAGACTTCCTATAAAAATTTTCTTGATAATCAAATTGGACAAATTCTTCAAGAGGTCTCTCCTATAGATGATTTCACGGGGAAGAATTGGAGTCTAACCTTTGGTGAATATAGAATTGGAGAACCATCTAATACCCCTGAGAACGCCTTCTTAAAAGGACTTACTTATGATGCTCCTCTTTATGTGAAGGTTAGATTGACAAATTTGAGAACTAACACAACTCACGATGCTGAAGTGTTTTTAGGGGATATTCCTCAAATGACTCAGCAAGGCACGTTTATTATCAACGGTATTGAACGAGCAGTTGTGAGTCAAATAGTTCGTTCTCCGGGTGTTTTCTTTACTGCATCCCAAGATCCTGCAACAGGAAAGACATTGTACTCTGCTGAGATTAGACCATCACATGGATCTTGGCTTGAGTTTTCAACAACACGTTATGGAACAATCACGGTTAAGATTGATAGGCGTCGAAAATTCTTAGCAACGACCTTCCTTCGAGCTATTGGTATCTCCTCCAATGACTCAATAAAAGAAAGGTTTGCAGATCTGGAAGAAACAGAGAATGGATCATTAATCGTTAATACACTTCAAAAAGACGAAACAGGAAGTGAATCGGAAGCAATTATTGAAATCTTTAAAAGAATGCATCCTGGCGAGCCAATTGTATATGATAAGGTAAAAGAGAATTTCATTAATCTTTTTTTCAATAATCGACGTTATGATCTGGGAGTTGTTGGTCGATACAAAATGAATAAAAGATTGCGTGAGGTTCCCAACTTTACTCCATCAGATGAAAGAGTTCTTACCCTTGATGATATAGTTGCAACAATTAGCTATCTTATCATGCTCAATCAAGGTAAAGGTATTGTAGATGATATTGATAGCTTAGCAAATAGACGAGTTAGAAGCGTAGGAGAGCTAGTTGCAACTAATGCATTTAGGGTGGGTGTATTAAGGCTTGAGAGGAGTATTAAAGAACGAATGAGTCTTATGCAGACTGATCAACCAGTTACAGTCTCCAATCTAATCAATGCCCGACCAATTATGGCTTCAATTAATGAATTTTTCCGAACCTCTCAGCTTTCTACAATTCTTGATCAGACTAATCCGCTTTCAGAAATTGATAATTTAAATCGTCTTACTGTTATGGGTGCAGGAGGTATATCTCGCGAAAGAGCAGCATTCTCCATTCGTGATATTAATAGTTCGCAGTATGGTCGTATTGATCCTATCCGTTCTCCTGAAGGTCCAAATATTGGTCTTGTGACTTATATGGCACTTTATTCTCGCGTAAATGAATATGGTTTTTTAGAAGCTCCTTATAGAAAGGTCATAAAAGAAAAAGTAGGAAAGAAAACTGTTGTAAAAGTTACTGATGAAATTGAATATCTGGCAGCAGATGATGAAAGGACTAAATATATAACTCATGCAGGGATAAATATAGGAGAAAATGGCGAGATACTTGACTCACGTGTTCCTGCACGCTACAAAGGAGATTTCATCGAAGTTGATAAAGAACTCATCGAGTATATTGATGTTGTTCCAAGACAGGTTGTTGGTACCAGCGCTTCTCTTATTCCTTTTGTAGCACATGATGAAGCCAACCGCGCATTGATGGGTACCCATATGCAGTGTCAAGCGGTACCTCTTGTAAAACCAGATAGTCCGATAATAGGTACTGGCATGGAATCTATTGTTTCGGAAGTAATGGGTAGAGTAGTAAGATCGCCGTTTGATGGTAAAGTTACATTCGTTGATGCAAATAAAGTATCTATAGAGGGTAAGAATGGAGAAAAAGCTACATTCCCAATTACATCCTTTAGGAGGACATCCAATGCCACATCATACACTCAAAAAGCAGTAGTTTCAGAGGGACAGACTATTAAAAAGGGTGATATATTGATTGACGGACCAGCATCTCAAAATGGAGAATTAGCTCTAGGCCAAAATCTTCTTATTGCCTATGCTTCTTTGGATGGTTTAGGTTATGAAGATGCAATAGTTATCTCAGATAGATTGGTTAAAGAAGATATTCTTTCTTCTATTCATATTGAAAAATATGAGGCATCAGTGGTTGAAACAAAACTTGGTCCTGAGGAGATTACACCCGATATACCCAATGTTGGAGAAGAAGAGCTTGCTCATTTGGATGAAGATGGGATTATAGTTGTCGGATCTGAGGTAGGACCGGGTGATATTCTTGTGGGTAAGATTGCACCTAAGGGAGAAACAGAACTTACTGCTGAGGAAAGACTTCTGCGGGCTATTTTTGGAGAGCAGGCAAGAGAAGTACGCGATACTTCTCTGAGAATGCCTCACGGAGAAAGAGGGACAGTAATTTCTGTTCAGGTACTGGATAGAAAGAAAGGGGATGAACTTGAGCCAGGAACACTTAAGAAAATTATTGTTGAGGTGGCTCAGTTTAGACATGTCGTAGTAGGAGATAAGTTGGCTGGGCGTCATGGTAACAAAGGCATTATCTCCCGTATACTTCCTGCGTCAGATATGCCCTATCTTGAAGATGGTACGCCAGTTGACATCATAATCTCTCCAATGTCTATTCTTGCTCGTATGAATCTAGGACAGATTCTGGAAGCACATCTTGGGTTTGCTGCACAAAAATTAGGGATGAAAATTGCTGTACCTGTTTTTGAGCATATTCCTGAGCAAAGGATCATTGATCTTCTACAACAAGCTGGTCTTCCCGTCAATGGAAAGGTAACACTCTATGATGGCCGAACAGGTGAACCATACGAGAATCCTGTGGTCGTGGGGATTGAATACATTATGAAGCTAATTCACATGGTGGAGGATAAAACACATGCAAGATCCACTGGCCCCTACTCTCTTGTGACACAGCAACCTCTAGGAGGCAAAGCTCAGATGGGTGGTCAAAGACTTGGAGAGATGGAAGTATGGGCACTTGAAGCACATCGTGCTCGTCATATTCTTCAGGAAATGTTGACAATAAAAGCAGATGATGTTATTGGTCGCGCAAAAGCATTTGAGGCTATCGTTAAAGGTACAGATATTCCAACACCCAAAGTACCAGAGTCATTTAAAGTGCTGATTAAGGAATTACAATCTCTTGGTCTTAATGTTGTGCCAATAGGTGCAACAGTGTATAATGAGGTTTCTGATGAAGTCAGTGAAGATATTAAAAAGGAAGCAGAAGAACTTCAGCATGAATTAGCAGCAGATCAGGCAGTTGTGTCTGATTCAGGTTATGAAACAGAAACATCAGATGTTGTCAGAGCAGAAGGAGTGACAAATAATGAATAA